A region from the Symphalangus syndactylus isolate Jambi chromosome 2, NHGRI_mSymSyn1-v2.1_pri, whole genome shotgun sequence genome encodes:
- the LOC129467026 gene encoding LOW QUALITY PROTEIN: mortality factor 4-like protein 1 (The sequence of the model RefSeq protein was modified relative to this genomic sequence to represent the inferred CDS: deleted 1 base in 1 codon), whose amino-acid sequence MRGAAPGKKTSGLQQKNVEVKTKKNKQKTPGNGDGGSTSETPQPPHKKRARVDPTAENEETFMNRVEVKVKIPEELKPWLVDDWDLITRQKQLFYLPAKKNVDSILEDYANYKKSRGNTDNKEYAVNKVVAGIKEYFNVMLGTQLLYKFERPRYAEILADHPDAPTSQVYGAPHLLRLFVRIGAMLAYTPLDEKSLALLLNYLHDFLKYLAKNSATLFSASNYEVAPPEYHRKAV is encoded by the exons ATGAGAGGGGCTGCCCCAGGAAAGAAGACATCTGGTCTGCAACAGAAAAATGttgaagtgaaaaca aaaaagaacaaacagaaaacacctGGAAATGGAGATGGTGGCAGTACCAGTGAGACCCCTCAGCCTCCTCATAAGAAAAGGGCCCGGGTAGATCCTACTGCTGAAAATGAGGAAACATTCATGAACAGAGTTGAAGTTAAAGTAAAGATTCCTGAAGAGCTAAAACCGTGGCTTGTTGATGACTGGGACTTAATTACCAGGCAAAAACAGCTCTTTTATCTTCCTGCCAAGAAGAATGTGGATTCCATTCTTGAGGATTATGCAAATTACAAGAAATCTCGTGGAAACACAGATAATAAGGAGTATGCAGTTAATAAAGTTGTGGCAGGGATAAAAGAGTACTTCAATGTAATGTTGGGCACCCAGCTACTCTACAAATTTGAGAGACCACGGTATGCCGAAATTCTTGCAGATCATCCCGATGCACCCACGTCCCAGGTGTATGGAGCGCCACATCTCCTGAGATTATTTGTACGAATTGGAGCAATGTTGGCCTATACACCTCTGGATGAGAAGAGCCTTGCTTTATTACTCAATTATCTTCACGATTTCCTAAAGTACCTGGCAAAGAATTCTGCAACTTTGTTTAGTGCCAGCAATTATGAAGTGGCTCCTCCTGAGTACCATCGGAAAGCTGTGTGA